The DNA sequence ACCATATTTTTTGGATTTTTCAAGAAGCGGATCTATGTACTGTTCAAGAAATTCTCCAACCTGCTGAGGTGCTCTTCCCACGAATTCAGTAACATTCAGGAGGTCTGAAAGTTCCTCCTTTGTCATCCCGAAACTCTCATCTGAAGAGATTCTGTCGAGAAGATCATTCTTTTCTCCCTGCAATTTCACTTTCTTTCCGGCTTCCATTGAATGGAGGCGAATCTTCTCATGGATTTCCTGTCTGTCACCACCCTTTTTAACCGCAGCCATAATGATATTTTCTGTAGCCATGAACGGAAGCTCCTCTTCAATGTGTCTGGCAATAACTTTTGGGTATACAACCAGACCGTCTGAGACATTGGCCGCAATAATGAGTGATGCATCAGCAGCAAGGAATGTCTCCGGTATTGACAGACGCTTGTTTGCCGAGTCATCCAGGGTTCTTTCAAACCACTGCTCTGCGGCAGTCATAGCGGGGGAGAGTGAACTTGACATAATGAATCTGCACAGTGCGGTGAGGCGTTCAGAACGCATCGGGTTGCGTTTGTAGGCCATGGCTGAAGAGCCGATCTGACTTTTCTCAAAGGGCTCTTCTATCTCTTTGAGATTTTGTAACAGACGAATGTCATTGGCCATTTTATGCAGTGACTGAGCAAGGCCGGAGAGTGTGGCTGTAGCCTGGGAGTCGATTTTTCGGGTGTAGGTTTGACCCGTTACAGGGAGAAGATTTCTGAAACCCATTTTTTCCGCTACCATTCGGTCCAGCTCTTTTACCTTTTTGTGATCCCCTTCAAAGAGTGCAAGAAAGCTTGCCTGTGTTCCGGTTGTACCCTTAACCCCTCTGAAAGGAAGAGTGGATTCAAATTGCTCCATGGCTTCGAAATCCATAAGCAGATCGTAGAGCCACAAACAGGCTCTCTTACCTACGGTAGTGAGCTGAGCGGGCTGAAAGTGAGTGAAGCCAAGGGTGGGCTGTTCAGCATAGTCCGATGCAAAGGAGCGCAGGGTTGAAACAACCTGTATGAGTCTCTTAAGTAATAATCTCATCCCTTCCCGGATCTGAATAAGATCGGTGTTGTCCCCTACAAAAGCACTGGTGGCTCCAAGGTGAATGATCGGTTTGGCTTTGGGGCATAGTTCGGAAAATGTATGGATGTGAGCCATAACATCATGGCGTGTCTGCTTTTCAAACCTTTTGGCTGTTTGGAAATCTATATTCTCTAAATTCTCTCTCATCTCATTGATCTGTTCCTCTGTGACAGGGAGGCCAAGTTCTTTTTGACTCTCTGCGAGGGCAACCCATAACTTTCTCCAGGTGCTGAATTTAAACTGAGGTGAGAAGATGTAGGAAATCTCTTTGCTTGCATAACGTTCGAGCAGCGGGTTGCTATACATGTGCGATGACTGGGGGCTCATATCTATTCTCCAGAGAAGAGGGTATTGGGAACGGGTTCCACTTTAAAGGCTTTAAATTATGAAAACTGCAGTCTGATAATATAGTTTTTGAAAGAGATTTACACCAAAGGACTCATTCAATTGTGGGTTTAAGTTTCACTTTAAAAGATAAACAAGGTTAGAACGTGTGCAGTTTTACAACTCTTACAGATCATATCTAAAGCGCCGTTTCGGAGGGCCTGTTTTGAAAGTGGCTCTCAACGGAGGGTTTTCATGTCCAAATCGTGATGGATCAAAAAGCTCTGGCGGGTGTACGTTTTGCGATAACAGATCTTTCAGCACTGCAGTCCTCTCGTCGGAATCGGTGGTCAACCAGTTTACCAGTGCAATCCACCGATCCTCTAAGCGCTTTCGGCACTACCTTCCCTATCTTCAACCCTACTCCAACACTTATGGAAGTGTAAGACAGCTTGAACAAATGTATGAGCCTCTGATAAATGTACCCGGATCAGTAGGTCTGGCTATAGGTACCCGTCCCGATTGTTTCAATGAGGAGATATATCAGTATCTTGGGGAACTTTCGAAGAGGAGCTATTTGTCTGTGGAGCTTGGGCTTCAGAGCGGTCATGACTCTGTTCTGCAAAAAGTGAACAGGGGACACAGTGTGGATCAGTTTGTATATGCCGCAGAACGTCTCAGCTCTTATGGGATAGAAGTTGTGGCTCATCTGATTCTGGGGCTCCCGGGCGAGAGTGGGGAGATGATGGAGCAGACTGCCAGGAAGATCGGATCAATGGATTCGGTTGCAGGGGTGAAAATCCATCAGTTAATGATTATTGCGGGTACAGAAATGGAGAAAAGTTTTCAAAGAGGTGAGATAGATCTGTTAAGTTTGGAGGAGTATACTGAGCAGTTGTGTCGTTTTCTCTGCAGTATCAATCCTCATCAGCATGTTCATCGCATTATGGCAGATTCCAAAGTTGAACTGGGACTTATTGCACCGCTCTGGAGTACTGAGAAAACCGGTTCAATCTCCTACATTCATGAGTATATGAGAAAAACCGGTTTTGTTCAGGGATTCAGATCTTAATTACCTGATGCGATATCGATATATACAGCCGATTTTTCAAGCTCATGAGGCAGATCGTTTTTGATATCCTCAATTTCTTCACTTGAAAGATTCAGCTTTTTCAGTGCTTCGGCGTTTATGTCCGGGGTAACAAATTCGGGGTTCATGCTCAGCCCGGTTTCGTAGCATATCCAGTCAGCCAGGTGGCAAAGAGCTATTATCTCACTGTATTGATTTTCATCCATGGGGGTATGATGCTTTATAATGGGCATCTCTATCTCATTGGGTAATCCCCAGCCGGATATGAGTAGCCTGGAGATGTCTGTGTGAGTGTAGCCGAGGGTTTTCTGTTCTGCTTTCCAGGCAGGGATTTTCTCTTTTTGTGCCACTTGTAGTGCGGTGTGAAAATCTTCATGCAGATACTGCTCCATCACCACTTTTCCTATGTCATGCAGAAGCCCTGCACAGAACGCCTCGTCGGGATCAAAAAGAACCCGGTTTTGAATTTTTATTGCAAGCATTTTTGCTGCAAGCCCACAGCAAAGCGAGTGAGCCCAGAAAGCCTTTCTGTTGAACAGGGCAGATGATGCCCGGTTTTCTTCCGGAAACATATCGAAAACTGTAAGGCTAAGCACCATGGTGTGTATTACTTTAAACCCAAGTATTACGATTGCATTATTGATGCTTGTTATAGACTTTGGGATCCCATAAAATGCACTGTTTGCCAAACGAAGTATTTTGGCGCTGAGGGATAAATCCTGAGACACCAATTCTGCCACATCTGCCGATGATGTCCTGGGATCATTTATAATTCTCATAAGATGAGATGCTACCTGGGGCAAAGTAGGCAAATTAGCGATATTTTTAATTCTGTCATGAACTTCAACATCAGTATTCATTCAGTGTATCCTTTTAAAGTAGGCTTCAGAAATTACAGGGAGTATACCGTAATTATAAATAGGTTGTAATCATTTTTAAAGTGAAAAGTGTCGCTGTTTCTCAAATCCACGGGATATAGGGGGAGGAGAATTTTTTGCCCTGTGGATATGTTCCAGAGAACCCGCAGGGAATGGTATTTACCTTCTTTTTGTCGGTATGTTTACCCAAATGCGT is a window from the Chitinispirillum alkaliphilum genome containing:
- a CDS encoding putative Fe-S oxidoreductase; this translates as MQFYNSYRSYLKRRFGGPVLKVALNGGFSCPNRDGSKSSGGCTFCDNRSFSTAVLSSESVVNQFTSAIHRSSKRFRHYLPYLQPYSNTYGSVRQLEQMYEPLINVPGSVGLAIGTRPDCFNEEIYQYLGELSKRSYLSVELGLQSGHDSVLQKVNRGHSVDQFVYAAERLSSYGIEVVAHLILGLPGESGEMMEQTARKIGSMDSVAGVKIHQLMIIAGTEMEKSFQRGEIDLLSLEEYTEQLCRFLCSINPHQHVHRIMADSKVELGLIAPLWSTEKTGSISYIHEYMRKTGFVQGFRS
- a CDS encoding Adenylosuccinate lyase yields the protein MSPQSSHMYSNPLLERYASKEISYIFSPQFKFSTWRKLWVALAESQKELGLPVTEEQINEMRENLENIDFQTAKRFEKQTRHDVMAHIHTFSELCPKAKPIIHLGATSAFVGDNTDLIQIREGMRLLLKRLIQVVSTLRSFASDYAEQPTLGFTHFQPAQLTTVGKRACLWLYDLLMDFEAMEQFESTLPFRGVKGTTGTQASFLALFEGDHKKVKELDRMVAEKMGFRNLLPVTGQTYTRKIDSQATATLSGLAQSLHKMANDIRLLQNLKEIEEPFEKSQIGSSAMAYKRNPMRSERLTALCRFIMSSSLSPAMTAAEQWFERTLDDSANKRLSIPETFLAADASLIIAANVSDGLVVYPKVIARHIEEELPFMATENIIMAAVKKGGDRQEIHEKIRLHSMEAGKKVKLQGEKNDLLDRISSDESFGMTKEELSDLLNVTEFVGRAPQQVGEFLEQYIDPLLEKSKKYGHIDKENLNV
- a CDS encoding metal dependent phosphohydrolase, whose product is MNTDVEVHDRIKNIANLPTLPQVASHLMRIINDPRTSSADVAELVSQDLSLSAKILRLANSAFYGIPKSITSINNAIVILGFKVIHTMVLSLTVFDMFPEENRASSALFNRKAFWAHSLCCGLAAKMLAIKIQNRVLFDPDEAFCAGLLHDIGKVVMEQYLHEDFHTALQVAQKEKIPAWKAEQKTLGYTHTDISRLLISGWGLPNEIEMPIIKHHTPMDENQYSEIIALCHLADWICYETGLSMNPEFVTPDINAEALKKLNLSSEEIEDIKNDLPHELEKSAVYIDIASGN